A section of the bacterium genome encodes:
- a CDS encoding NAD(P)-dependent oxidoreductase: protein MKIFLAGATGAVGRRLVPLLVAGGHEVVGATRTSARAEGLRTAGAEAVIVDALDRDAVVRAVVSARPDVVIHQVTALAGVRRLRNFDREFAVTNLLRTEGTANLLAAARAAGATRFIAQSYTGWPNIREGGRVKTEDDPLDPAPPAAMRQTLDAIRLLEAAVSGAPDMTGIVLRYGSFYGPGTSLGAGNGADAGDILRLVRQRKFPIVGGGRGVWSFTHIDDAAAAARLAAEGGPAGIYNIVDDEPAEVSAWLPELARAIGAKPPFRVPAWLARGLIGDALLVMMTSARGSSNAKAKRVLGFGPLYPTWRDGFRRGLAVAAPTP, encoded by the coding sequence CTGAAGATCTTTCTCGCGGGCGCCACGGGGGCCGTCGGCAGGCGGCTCGTGCCGCTGCTCGTGGCCGGCGGCCACGAGGTGGTCGGGGCGACGCGTACGTCCGCCCGCGCGGAGGGCCTGCGGACCGCGGGCGCCGAAGCCGTCATCGTCGACGCGCTGGACCGCGACGCCGTCGTCCGCGCCGTCGTCTCCGCGCGCCCGGACGTCGTCATCCACCAGGTCACCGCGCTGGCCGGCGTGCGCCGCCTCAGGAACTTCGATCGGGAGTTCGCCGTCACCAACCTGCTGCGCACCGAAGGCACGGCGAATCTGCTCGCGGCGGCGCGCGCCGCCGGCGCGACGAGGTTCATCGCGCAGAGTTACACGGGCTGGCCCAACATCCGCGAGGGCGGCCGCGTGAAGACCGAAGACGACCCGCTCGATCCGGCTCCGCCGGCCGCGATGAGACAGACCCTCGACGCCATCCGGCTCCTCGAGGCCGCGGTCTCCGGCGCGCCGGACATGACGGGCATCGTGCTGCGCTACGGCAGCTTCTACGGTCCCGGCACGTCGCTCGGCGCCGGGAACGGCGCGGACGCGGGCGACATCCTGCGTTTGGTGCGTCAACGCAAGTTTCCGATCGTCGGCGGCGGACGCGGCGTGTGGTCGTTCACGCACATCGACGACGCGGCGGCCGCGGCACGGCTCGCCGCGGAGGGAGGGCCGGCCGGGATCTACAACATTGTCGACGACGAGCCGGCGGAGGTATCGGCGTGGCTGCCGGAGCTGGCGCGGGCGATCGGTGCCAAGCCGCCGTTCCGGGTGCCGGCGTGGCTCGCGCGCGGGCTCATCGGGGACGCGCTGCTCGTGATGATGACGAGCGCGCGCGGTTCGTCGAATGCCAAGGCGAAGCGCGTGCTCGGCTTTGGGCCCCTCTACCCGACCTGGCGGGACGGCTTTCGCCGCGGCCTCGCCGTGGCGGCACCCACGCCGTGA
- a CDS encoding MBL fold metallo-hydrolase, whose amino-acid sequence MKLTLIGGPTVLIEAGGFRLLTDPTFDGPGEYRLPHTMLVKTSGPALDPQALGPVDVVLLSHDQHADNLDTAGRACLGTAGRVLTTQAGAARLGGRAEGLAPWDTTDVTKPDGRALRVTATPARHGPAGIEPLAGDVIGFVVTVGDQRGSAIYITGDTVWYEGVAEVSRRYRVGLVLVFAGAARTRGAFHLTMDANDVIETASAFPDALIVPVHCDGWAHFSEGCGDVVQSFAALGIGGRLQLLRPGVATAITGSS is encoded by the coding sequence GTGAAATTGACCCTGATCGGCGGACCGACCGTCCTGATCGAAGCGGGCGGATTCCGCCTGCTGACCGACCCGACCTTCGACGGTCCCGGCGAATATCGCCTGCCGCATACGATGCTCGTCAAGACGTCGGGGCCGGCGCTCGATCCGCAGGCCCTCGGGCCCGTGGATGTGGTGCTGCTCAGTCACGACCAACACGCCGACAACCTCGACACGGCCGGGAGGGCCTGCCTGGGTACCGCCGGCCGCGTGCTGACGACGCAGGCCGGCGCGGCGCGCCTCGGTGGACGGGCGGAGGGCCTGGCGCCGTGGGACACAACCGACGTTACGAAACCGGACGGGCGGGCGCTTCGGGTCACCGCCACCCCGGCGCGGCATGGCCCCGCAGGGATCGAGCCGCTGGCCGGCGACGTCATCGGATTCGTCGTCACGGTCGGTGATCAGCGCGGGTCTGCGATCTACATCACCGGGGACACGGTCTGGTACGAGGGCGTGGCGGAGGTCTCCCGCCGGTATCGCGTCGGTCTCGTGCTGGTGTTTGCCGGCGCCGCCCGCACGCGCGGGGCGTTTCATCTCACCATGGACGCCAACGACGTGATTGAAACCGCGTCCGCCTTTCCGGACGCACTCATCGTGCCGGTGCACTGCGACGGGTGGGCGCACTTCTCGGAGGGCTGCGGGGACGTGGTGCAGTCCTTCGCCGCGCTCGGGATCGGCGGCCGCCTGCAGCTGCTCCGGCCGGGCGTCGCCACGGCCATCACCGGGTCGTCGTGA
- a CDS encoding dihydrodipicolinate synthase family protein: MKAIHTAGDEVEALMLQGLLEQAGIPVVLRSRQVPGYGQVLEKATGVWGDLLVPDERAGDAEALVHEFLAAQRRPAADPGSAAGKGVAGIVVPIPTLFDERGRIDEDANVRHVEWLIAHGVHGLLALGTTGEFTSLSREERRALAELVVRTARGRVPVLVGCGSPWTEEAVAYAEHAEEIGAAGAACVLPYYWIASDRSIHEHFRLLAVGTRLPVYIYNFPALTGRSIPARVVLKLAQDHANIAGIKDTIDSIAHIQEIIAAVRPARPDFVVLCGMDYHLLNTLLLGGDGAVPGTANFAPDPLVEIYRGVGDGRLGDAAERARALAAIPQLFAVDAPAFVVVKEAMVIAGLIRHATTRPPALPLTEDERRSLRRGLWTLGVGAARPRGPAQTGGAAP, translated from the coding sequence ATGAAGGCCATCCATACCGCCGGCGATGAGGTCGAGGCGCTGATGCTCCAGGGTCTATTGGAGCAGGCCGGCATTCCGGTCGTCCTCCGCTCCAGGCAGGTGCCGGGCTACGGGCAGGTCCTGGAAAAGGCGACCGGCGTCTGGGGGGACCTGCTCGTCCCGGACGAACGGGCCGGCGACGCCGAAGCGCTCGTGCACGAGTTTCTTGCCGCCCAGCGGCGGCCGGCCGCCGACCCGGGTAGCGCCGCCGGGAAGGGCGTCGCGGGGATCGTCGTCCCGATCCCCACGCTCTTTGACGAGCGGGGCCGGATCGACGAGGACGCCAACGTCCGGCACGTCGAGTGGCTCATCGCGCACGGCGTGCACGGGCTCCTGGCGCTCGGCACGACCGGAGAGTTCACCTCGCTGTCGCGCGAGGAGCGGCGCGCGCTCGCCGAGCTCGTCGTGCGCACCGCGCGCGGCCGCGTCCCGGTGCTCGTGGGATGCGGGAGTCCGTGGACCGAGGAAGCCGTCGCCTACGCCGAGCACGCGGAGGAGATCGGGGCGGCCGGCGCCGCCTGCGTCCTGCCGTATTACTGGATTGCCTCGGACCGGTCGATCCACGAGCACTTCCGGCTCCTGGCCGTGGGGACGCGCCTCCCAGTGTACATTTACAACTTCCCGGCGCTCACCGGCCGCAGCATCCCCGCGCGGGTGGTTTTGAAATTGGCCCAGGACCACGCCAACATCGCCGGGATCAAAGACACGATCGACAGCATCGCCCACATCCAGGAGATCATCGCCGCGGTGCGGCCGGCGCGGCCCGACTTCGTCGTGCTGTGCGGCATGGACTACCATCTGCTCAACACCCTGCTGCTGGGCGGGGACGGCGCGGTGCCGGGCACGGCCAACTTCGCGCCCGATCCGCTGGTCGAAATCTACCGCGGCGTCGGGGACGGGCGCCTCGGCGACGCCGCCGAGCGCGCGCGGGCGCTCGCCGCGATCCCGCAGCTCTTTGCCGTGGACGCGCCGGCCTTCGTGGTCGTGAAGGAAGCGATGGTCATCGCCGGGCTGATCCGCCACGCGACGACCCGCCCGCCGGCGTTGCCGCTGACCGAGGACGAGCGGCGGTCGCTCCGGCGCGGGCTGTGGACGCTGGGCGTGGGCGCCGCCCGGCCTCGAGGCCCCGCGCAGACGGGGGGCGCCGCGCCGTGA
- the rsmI gene encoding 16S rRNA (cytidine(1402)-2'-O)-methyltransferase, whose amino-acid sequence MTPGRTGTLYLVATPIGNLEDISLRALRVLRDAAVIAAEDTRHTRKLLAHHRIPARLVSLHEHNERARTPALVRRLLDGDSIAVVSDAGTPGLSDPGTTLVRAAADAGVPVVPVPGPSAALAALVASGLATQPATFVGFLPPDRAARRRALATLRDLPHTLVLFESPHRVRETLEDLKEAFGDRRIAVARELTKVHEEVYRATLDEAVRRFSAHAPRGEFTLVIEGAPDRGPTGVDADAAADAARETARAVLRRAAAEGRPGQESVRRAVEATGLRRNEVYRLWLTVRQEAER is encoded by the coding sequence GTGACGCCAGGCCGGACAGGGACGCTTTACCTCGTCGCGACCCCGATCGGCAACCTCGAGGACATCTCGCTTCGTGCGCTTCGCGTTCTCCGTGATGCCGCGGTGATCGCCGCGGAGGACACCCGGCATACGCGCAAGTTGCTCGCGCATCACCGCATTCCGGCCCGTCTCGTCAGCCTGCACGAGCACAACGAGCGGGCGCGCACCCCCGCGCTCGTCCGGCGTCTGCTGGACGGAGACTCGATCGCCGTGGTCTCCGACGCCGGCACGCCCGGGCTCAGCGATCCCGGGACGACGCTCGTGCGGGCCGCCGCGGACGCCGGCGTGCCGGTGGTGCCGGTGCCCGGCCCCAGCGCCGCGCTCGCCGCGCTGGTCGCCTCGGGACTCGCGACCCAGCCCGCCACGTTCGTGGGATTTCTTCCGCCGGACCGCGCGGCGCGCCGTCGCGCGCTCGCGACGCTCCGCGACCTGCCCCACACCCTCGTGCTGTTCGAATCCCCCCACCGGGTGCGCGAGACGCTCGAAGACTTAAAGGAGGCGTTCGGCGACCGCCGGATCGCGGTCGCGCGCGAGTTGACCAAGGTGCACGAAGAGGTGTACCGGGCGACGCTCGACGAAGCCGTCCGGCGCTTTTCCGCCCACGCGCCGCGTGGGGAATTCACGCTCGTCATCGAAGGAGCGCCGGACCGGGGTCCCACTGGGGTGGACGCCGACGCCGCGGCGGACGCCGCGCGCGAGACGGCGCGCGCCGTGCTGCGCCGGGCCGCCGCCGAAGGACGCCCGGGCCAGGAGTCGGTGCGGCGCGCGGTGGAAGCGACGGGCCTCAGACGCAACGAAGTGTACCGGCTGTGGCTCACGGTCAGGCAGGAGGCGGAGCGATGA
- a CDS encoding ABATE domain-containing protein, whose protein sequence is MASAEADPPAGPEYAFEFTGGRLCLDFVNTVSGTRAEPKERLTTYADLVAWGRQAGVLGEREAQRLGQLAKRRPGEAGRILADAVQLREAMFRIFCGAAECRAQRPGDMNILNAMLSRALGQVRLDATAEGCVRVWAGGAEAMDRMLWPVLRSAMDLLTSDDERERIHKCESPTCDWLFLDTSRNHSRRWCDMKTCGNRAKAHRYYARHKHGD, encoded by the coding sequence ATGGCAAGTGCTGAGGCCGACCCGCCGGCCGGGCCGGAGTATGCGTTCGAGTTCACCGGCGGGCGGCTGTGCCTCGACTTCGTGAACACGGTGAGCGGGACGCGGGCCGAGCCGAAGGAGCGTCTCACGACGTATGCCGATCTCGTCGCCTGGGGCCGGCAGGCCGGCGTGCTCGGCGAGCGCGAAGCGCAGCGTCTGGGTCAGCTCGCGAAGCGCCGCCCCGGCGAGGCCGGCAGGATCCTCGCGGACGCGGTACAGCTGCGCGAAGCGATGTTCAGGATCTTCTGCGGCGCGGCCGAGTGCCGGGCCCAGCGGCCCGGCGACATGAACATCCTCAACGCCATGCTGAGCCGCGCGCTCGGCCAGGTCCGGCTCGATGCGACCGCGGAGGGGTGCGTGCGGGTTTGGGCCGGCGGTGCGGAGGCGATGGACCGCATGCTCTGGCCCGTGCTGCGCTCGGCGATGGACCTGCTCACCTCGGACGACGAGCGCGAGCGGATCCACAAGTGCGAGAGCCCCACGTGCGACTGGCTGTTCCTGGATACGAGCCGCAACCACAGCCGGCGTTGGTGCGACATGAAGACCTGCGGCAACCGGGCCAAGGCCCACCGCTACTATGCCCGGCACAAACATGGGGACTGA
- a CDS encoding gamma carbonic anhydrase family protein, with protein sequence MSAMRIEHLGKRPHVDESAWVAPNAVLSGPVQVGPHARVLYGAVLTAEGGAALTVGAECVIMEQAVLRAAGRFPLRLAERVLVGPHAYLAGCTVGARSFIATGAMIFNGAVLGEACTVALGGKVHVDTELAGGTRVPMGHIAFGRPGRIYPPGRAPSVHDELGRLDFMRYVFGVASAGRTRASVMDDVMRKYVRALGAHRADKILRGNR encoded by the coding sequence GTGAGCGCGATGCGGATCGAGCATCTGGGGAAACGGCCGCACGTGGATGAGAGCGCCTGGGTGGCCCCCAACGCCGTGCTGTCGGGTCCGGTGCAGGTGGGACCGCATGCGCGCGTCCTGTACGGCGCGGTGCTGACGGCCGAGGGCGGGGCGGCGCTCACGGTCGGCGCGGAGTGCGTCATCATGGAGCAGGCGGTGTTGCGCGCCGCCGGCCGGTTTCCGCTCCGGCTCGCAGAACGCGTTCTCGTGGGACCGCATGCCTACCTGGCGGGGTGTACCGTGGGGGCGCGCAGCTTCATCGCCACCGGCGCGATGATCTTCAACGGCGCCGTCCTGGGTGAAGCCTGCACCGTGGCGTTGGGCGGCAAAGTGCACGTCGACACCGAGCTGGCCGGCGGCACGCGGGTGCCCATGGGGCACATCGCCTTCGGGCGTCCCGGCCGGATCTATCCACCCGGGCGGGCCCCGTCGGTCCACGACGAGCTCGGCCGCCTCGACTTCATGCGCTATGTCTTTGGCGTCGCCTCGGCGGGGAGGACGCGTGCGAGCGTCATGGACGACGTCATGCGCAAGTACGTCCGGGCCTTGGGCGCGCATCGAGCCGACAAGATCCTGCGTGGCAACCGCTGA
- a CDS encoding CBS domain-containing protein: MIGVRSSRLRSAVVSSPVITPRTTVATALRLLREHDAAALPVCDGERFVGLVSEKGLLRLTPSDVTTLDVYELRNVLDRLTVSRVVEPVPSISADASLEDAAVLMRTGRHEALPVLDGGRLVGLLPWTAVLP, translated from the coding sequence ATGATCGGAGTGCGCTCGTCTAGGCTTCGAAGTGCCGTTGTCTCGTCGCCGGTGATCACTCCCCGAACGACCGTGGCCACCGCGCTGCGGCTGCTGCGGGAACACGACGCCGCGGCGCTGCCGGTGTGCGACGGCGAGCGGTTCGTCGGCCTGGTGTCCGAGAAGGGGCTGCTGCGGCTCACGCCGTCGGACGTCACGACGCTCGACGTGTACGAGTTGCGCAACGTGCTCGACCGGCTGACCGTGTCGCGCGTCGTGGAGCCGGTCCCCTCGATTTCCGCGGACGCGTCCCTCGAGGACGCCGCGGTGCTGATGCGGACCGGACGGCACGAGGCGCTCCCGGTGCTCGACGGCGGACGTCTGGTTGGATTGCTGCCCTGGACCGCGGTGCTCCCGTAG